The Aureispira anguillae genome contains a region encoding:
- a CDS encoding homoserine kinase, translating into MKFKSNFKIIAPATISNLACGLDALGLALETPQDEIIVKPIDKPGIHIVSILNNKTKLPLDTNKNAAGISAQLLLDFLKKEHNLEKDSGLSLSINKKVAVGHGLGSSSASAVGGAFAVNEAFGSPLTKRELLPFAAQAEQIVEKQFRINSILPSLLGGIILTRDHASYDFHRLPLIRGLHIVAIAPTNIIMNRQQNSTKLPSQINLKSAIQQSANLAALIQAFYTSDLELLSRSLTDHLAEAHWKDAIPYFEELKNAALKNKALGCSLAGSGSGVFALCKNSLEAEQVAEAMKDIYTSNKIRHSIIVSKINHTGVQIA; encoded by the coding sequence ATGAAATTCAAATCAAACTTTAAAATTATAGCGCCTGCTACCATTTCTAATTTAGCTTGCGGTTTAGATGCATTAGGACTAGCATTAGAAACTCCCCAAGATGAAATTATTGTAAAACCAATTGACAAACCAGGAATACATATTGTTTCTATTCTAAACAACAAAACAAAATTACCCTTAGATACTAATAAAAACGCAGCTGGTATTTCTGCTCAATTACTTTTAGATTTTTTAAAGAAGGAGCATAATTTAGAAAAAGATAGTGGTCTAAGTCTTTCTATTAATAAAAAGGTTGCCGTTGGGCATGGATTAGGTTCTAGTAGTGCAAGTGCGGTAGGAGGTGCTTTTGCAGTTAATGAGGCTTTTGGTTCTCCTTTAACAAAAAGAGAATTACTTCCTTTTGCAGCACAAGCAGAGCAAATAGTAGAAAAACAATTTCGAATCAATAGCATTCTTCCATCTTTATTAGGTGGAATTATATTAACTAGAGATCATGCAAGTTATGACTTTCATCGCCTACCTTTAATTAGGGGCTTACATATTGTTGCAATTGCTCCTACTAATATAATTATGAATCGACAACAAAATAGCACTAAACTTCCTAGTCAAATAAATCTAAAAAGTGCTATTCAACAATCGGCAAACTTAGCAGCATTAATTCAAGCCTTTTACACCTCTGATCTTGAATTATTATCTAGATCATTAACAGATCATTTAGCTGAAGCACATTGGAAAGATGCTATTCCTTACTTTGAGGAACTAAAAAATGCTGCATTAAAAAACAAAGCACTAGGTTGTAGTCTTGCGGGAAGTGGTTCTGGTGTTTTTGCTTTATGTAAAAACAGCTTAGAGGCAGAGCAAGTAGCTGAAGCAATGAAAGACATTTATACTTCTAATAAAATACGTCACTCTATAATTGTTTCTAAAATAAATCATACTGGAGTTCAAATCGCTTAA
- a CDS encoding aspartate aminotransferase family protein, whose product MITQRQLFLNHVAQTSDAPLALEIERAEGVCLYDKNGKEYIDLIAGISVSNLGHNNKEVLKAIQEQSNKYLHTLVYGEFILSPQVQLANLLQQNLPSELDCTYFVNSGAEAVEGALKLAKRYTGRTNIVACKKAYHGSTHGALSLMSESYFTAPFRPLLPAVDYIEFNEFNDLAKITEQTACVIMETVRGEIGVMLPQEGYLKKVRERCDEVGALLILDEVQVGCGRTGTLFAFEQYDIVPDILLLAKAFGGGMPLGAFVASKKIMQSLTHNPYLGHITTFGGHPVCCAAGLASLKFLIENPLILDEVNEKANLFKKMLKHHAILELRNAGLLMAVQLPSYDFVLNVIQDCLRNGLISDWFLFNSESIRIAPPLTITTTEIQKACTILLKAIDKTYKNGI is encoded by the coding sequence ATGATAACGCAACGTCAATTGTTTTTAAATCATGTAGCACAGACAAGTGATGCTCCTTTGGCATTAGAAATTGAACGAGCAGAAGGAGTTTGTTTATATGATAAGAATGGTAAGGAATATATAGATTTAATTGCAGGAATTAGTGTAAGCAATTTAGGTCATAATAATAAAGAAGTTTTAAAAGCAATTCAAGAGCAATCAAATAAATATCTGCATACGTTGGTTTATGGAGAGTTTATTTTATCTCCACAGGTTCAATTAGCAAATTTATTACAACAAAATTTACCATCAGAATTAGATTGCACTTATTTTGTTAATTCAGGAGCAGAAGCAGTAGAAGGGGCTTTGAAATTAGCAAAGCGGTATACTGGAAGAACTAATATTGTAGCTTGTAAAAAGGCATATCATGGGTCAACTCATGGTGCCTTAAGTCTAATGAGTGAATCTTATTTTACAGCTCCTTTTAGACCATTATTACCAGCCGTTGATTACATTGAATTTAATGAATTTAATGATTTAGCCAAAATTACAGAACAAACAGCTTGTGTCATAATGGAGACTGTTAGGGGAGAAATAGGTGTTATGTTGCCCCAAGAAGGTTATTTGAAAAAAGTACGGGAGCGATGTGATGAAGTTGGAGCCTTGCTGATTTTAGATGAAGTTCAAGTGGGATGTGGTCGAACAGGAACATTGTTTGCTTTCGAACAATATGATATTGTACCAGATATTTTATTATTAGCAAAGGCTTTTGGTGGAGGGATGCCTTTAGGAGCGTTTGTTGCTTCTAAAAAAATTATGCAGAGTTTAACGCATAATCCTTATTTGGGGCATATTACTACATTTGGAGGTCATCCTGTTTGTTGTGCCGCAGGATTAGCTAGTTTGAAATTTTTAATAGAAAATCCACTTATTCTTGATGAAGTTAATGAAAAAGCCAATTTATTTAAAAAAATGCTAAAACATCATGCCATTCTTGAACTTAGGAATGCTGGTTTGTTGATGGCTGTTCAATTACCTTCCTATGATTTTGTTTTAAATGTAATTCAAGATTGTTTAAGGAATGGGTTGATTTCTGATTGGTTTTTATTTAATTCAGAGTCTATCCGTATTGCTCCACCTTTAACTATTACAACAACAGAAATTCAAAAAGCTTGCACGATTTTATTAAAGGCTATTGACAAAACATATAAAAATGGAATCTAA
- a CDS encoding TonB-dependent receptor, translated as MKNITIAFAVLLFPYCILAQATQVVYGKIIDNVSSKPISNVTIELLNYVPLKVTKTDEKGAFMLEEVPIGKHRLLVMHDNYEVLIVPEVEVTSGKQVELNIGLEEVVVDIDEIIVETRAKKTTKDQPNNGMALVGIRSFTIDDVRRYSGARNDPSRLAANFAGVHIGNDFENGIIIRGNSHLNVLWQLEGIPIPNPNHFTLAGYISGLLPMINTNLMRNSDFLNGAFPAQYGNVTGGVFDIGLRSGNKNIYEGTAQVGYTGLEVGLEGPLSVKNGSSFVFGYRYSIYDIFRVIGLNYGTTLIPNNQDLSFKIDLGETAIGRISIFGLGGTGSIDIAPGDVDSTDQANKFARDVSFKKEMAMIGLKHQVFLSKDQQSYWQTTIGGSIDSESYREDTLNTNNEKDLVLDNRNWTWNATLSSFFNHSFNYTNTIRAGIIETYYHTNSKFEDHLFQEGYRNFSGGALLSQAYLQYLIRFNKKLKINIGVNAQHLSLNNTYGIGPRFALSWQVSNSHKLSLGYGWHHQMQPLRLYFNQKKNTNGEWVDANRDLEFTQAHHFVAAYDWAILDNWRLKIEGYFQLYTHVPITTYSSTYSGINMGQEFELLNLTDLVNTGFARNTGAELTLEKFFSNRYYGLLTASFVDSKYEASDKVWRFTPYNNSFVLNFLAGKVFKIGPKRANAITVDVNFVYATGNYYTPIDLDQSKLYGYEIRQWDKAYSLQGKDYWRIDLKIGAYFNNEKSNISHRIFLDLINITNHQNILVQQYNSATQSIENANQLGFFPDLTYRLTFGFKPKRKI; from the coding sequence GTGAAAAACATTACTATTGCTTTTGCAGTACTCCTATTCCCCTACTGTATTCTGGCACAAGCAACGCAAGTTGTTTATGGAAAAATAATTGATAATGTATCTTCAAAACCTATCTCTAACGTTACTATTGAGCTATTAAATTATGTCCCTTTAAAAGTAACTAAAACAGATGAAAAGGGTGCTTTTATGCTTGAAGAGGTGCCCATAGGCAAACATCGCTTGCTTGTGATGCACGATAATTATGAGGTCTTGATTGTTCCTGAGGTAGAAGTCACCTCTGGTAAGCAGGTAGAACTGAATATAGGCTTAGAAGAAGTAGTGGTTGATATTGATGAAATTATTGTTGAAACAAGAGCAAAAAAAACAACTAAAGACCAGCCTAATAATGGTATGGCACTAGTAGGAATTCGTTCCTTTACCATTGACGATGTTCGAAGGTACTCTGGGGCAAGAAATGACCCTTCTCGTCTTGCAGCCAATTTTGCAGGTGTGCATATTGGAAATGATTTTGAAAATGGAATTATTATTAGAGGAAACTCGCATCTAAATGTTCTTTGGCAACTAGAAGGTATCCCAATCCCTAATCCTAATCATTTTACCCTTGCGGGTTATATTAGTGGCTTATTGCCAATGATAAACACCAACTTAATGCGCAACTCTGATTTTTTAAATGGAGCTTTTCCTGCGCAATATGGCAATGTAACTGGAGGTGTGTTTGATATTGGACTGCGTTCTGGTAACAAAAACATTTATGAAGGGACAGCACAAGTTGGCTATACGGGATTAGAAGTTGGGCTAGAGGGGCCGCTATCCGTAAAAAATGGTTCGTCCTTTGTTTTTGGCTACCGTTATAGCATATACGATATATTCAGAGTTATCGGGCTTAACTATGGAACTACATTAATTCCTAATAATCAAGATTTATCGTTTAAAATTGATTTAGGCGAAACGGCTATTGGTCGAATTTCTATATTTGGACTTGGAGGAACAGGAAGTATTGACATCGCTCCTGGTGATGTAGACTCTACTGATCAAGCCAATAAATTTGCAAGAGATGTTTCTTTCAAAAAAGAAATGGCTATGATTGGTCTAAAACATCAAGTCTTTTTGTCCAAAGATCAACAATCCTATTGGCAAACCACCATTGGGGGTTCCATAGACTCTGAAAGTTATCGGGAAGATACACTAAATACTAATAATGAGAAAGACCTTGTTTTAGACAATAGAAACTGGACATGGAATGCTACACTAAGTAGTTTCTTTAATCATAGTTTTAATTACACCAATACCATTCGTGCAGGAATAATTGAAACGTATTATCATACCAATTCTAAATTTGAAGATCATTTATTTCAAGAAGGATACCGAAATTTTAGCGGAGGAGCTTTATTGTCACAGGCTTATCTTCAATATTTAATTCGTTTTAATAAAAAGCTAAAAATCAATATAGGAGTAAATGCCCAGCACTTATCTCTTAACAATACTTATGGTATTGGCCCTCGTTTTGCTTTAAGTTGGCAGGTTAGTAATTCTCATAAACTCAGCCTAGGATATGGTTGGCATCATCAAATGCAACCGCTTCGTCTCTATTTTAATCAAAAGAAAAATACTAATGGAGAATGGGTTGATGCCAATAGAGATTTAGAATTTACGCAAGCGCACCATTTTGTAGCAGCATACGACTGGGCAATCTTAGATAACTGGCGATTAAAAATTGAAGGTTATTTTCAGTTGTATACTCATGTTCCAATTACAACTTATTCTAGTACCTATAGCGGTATCAATATGGGGCAAGAATTTGAATTATTGAACTTAACAGACTTAGTAAATACAGGATTTGCTCGAAATACAGGAGCTGAATTAACACTTGAAAAGTTTTTTAGCAATCGTTATTATGGCTTACTTACAGCCAGTTTTGTTGATTCAAAATACGAAGCAAGCGATAAAGTTTGGAGATTCACCCCCTACAACAATAGTTTTGTACTAAACTTTTTGGCAGGAAAGGTATTCAAAATAGGCCCTAAACGAGCCAATGCCATTACTGTTGATGTTAACTTTGTTTATGCTACAGGCAATTATTATACTCCTATAGATTTAGACCAATCCAAACTATATGGTTATGAAATTCGTCAGTGGGACAAAGCATACTCTTTGCAAGGAAAAGATTATTGGCGAATAGATTTAAAAATTGGAGCTTATTTTAATAATGAAAAGAGCAACATTTCTCATCGCATATTTTTAGATTTAATTAACATTACCAATCATCAAAATATCCTTGTTCAACAATACAATTCAGCGACACAAAGCATCGAAAATGCCAATCAGTTAGGCTTCTTTCCAGACTTAACTTACCGCTTAACCTTTGGTTTTAAGCCTAAAAGAAAAATTTAG
- a CDS encoding CPBP family intramembrane glutamic endopeptidase, which produces MESKKGDKNSNLFFLLEEAKNNLSLEATLFVFIWFSLYVIGMSFVQFGISVLDLPDFSELFKGLIKGQYLEYLTTLKIIQIVLHLFQYLVPALFFTFIVYKKDALKILYADSIPSLKNLILGLALIISIYPLISFIYYWNTQLLPTNVIAQDKLEIQRVFLEMNSLFDLFLNLLLLGLVAGVGEELLFRGILQRLLTLWTNNIHYGAILTGAIFSLMHFQLEGFFPRFILGVLFCYMLIFSGSIWLSVLIHILFNSIQVLIPYFYQSAIDTVSNVAPISPFYALGSGFAFAGFLITFIKVNSDYKYIALK; this is translated from the coding sequence ATGGAATCTAAAAAAGGAGATAAAAATTCAAATCTTTTTTTTTTATTAGAGGAAGCAAAAAACAATTTAAGTTTAGAAGCTACGCTATTTGTTTTTATTTGGTTTTCGCTTTATGTAATAGGGATGAGTTTTGTTCAATTTGGAATCAGTGTATTGGATTTGCCAGATTTTTCTGAACTATTTAAAGGGCTAATCAAGGGGCAATATTTAGAGTATTTGACTACTCTCAAGATTATTCAAATTGTATTGCATTTATTTCAATACTTAGTACCTGCTCTTTTCTTTACATTTATCGTCTATAAAAAAGATGCTTTAAAAATTTTATATGCGGATAGTATCCCTTCTTTGAAAAATCTAATCTTGGGTTTAGCTTTAATCATTAGCATTTATCCTCTAATTTCTTTTATTTATTATTGGAATACGCAATTACTACCAACAAATGTTATCGCTCAAGACAAATTAGAAATTCAACGGGTTTTTCTTGAAATGAATAGCCTTTTTGACTTGTTTTTGAACTTATTATTGCTTGGTTTAGTAGCTGGAGTAGGTGAAGAGCTATTATTTAGAGGAATTTTGCAACGATTATTGACATTATGGACAAATAATATACATTATGGAGCCATTTTAACAGGAGCAATTTTCTCTTTAATGCATTTTCAATTAGAAGGCTTCTTTCCTCGGTTTATCTTAGGCGTATTATTTTGTTATATGCTTATTTTTTCTGGAAGCATCTGGTTGTCAGTGTTGATACATATATTGTTTAATAGTATTCAAGTTTTAATACCTTACTTTTATCAATCGGCAATCGATACCGTGAGTAATGTAGCACCTATTTCGCCATTTTATGCTTTAGGTAGTGGTTTTGCCTTTGCAGGATTTTTGATTACCTTCATTAAGGTTAATTCAGATTATAAATATATTGCTCTAAAATAG
- a CDS encoding phosphatidate cytidylyltransferase: protein MSLKTRTVTGLSFGAVMIAGCLYSSISCTLLFLFITVLCLWELSGHVLTQDGTSTINLLRRGGFIALGTFLPLTVALLFVWEQLYCYRLFHFFPIAAFLLFLLELFGRSEKPFHNLGFIALGVLYIGMPFSLLIWLSSSPIPEFGGAGHQFILALLFMVWASDVFAYLLGSQIGKNKMFPRISPNKTWEGTLSGVAGAILTGYLCSLVFSNLTFPLFFWIGTACICTIFGILGDLVESMFKRSLGIKDSGNLLPGHGGILDRFDAFIFVIPFVYTYLIIYFQL from the coding sequence ATGAGTTTAAAAACAAGAACAGTTACAGGACTTTCTTTTGGTGCTGTGATGATTGCAGGTTGTTTATATAGTTCAATAAGTTGTACATTGCTATTTCTATTCATTACGGTTCTTTGCCTTTGGGAACTAAGCGGACATGTTTTGACACAGGATGGTACCTCAACAATAAATTTGCTTCGACGGGGAGGATTCATAGCATTAGGAACTTTTTTACCATTGACAGTAGCCTTATTATTTGTTTGGGAGCAATTATACTGCTATCGTCTATTCCATTTCTTTCCCATTGCTGCTTTTCTTTTGTTTTTATTAGAATTATTTGGGCGATCAGAAAAGCCCTTTCATAACCTTGGATTCATAGCCTTGGGAGTGCTTTATATCGGAATGCCATTTTCGTTATTGATCTGGCTGAGTAGCTCTCCTATCCCAGAATTTGGAGGAGCTGGGCATCAATTTATTCTTGCGCTATTATTTATGGTTTGGGCGAGTGATGTTTTTGCCTATTTATTGGGTTCCCAAATCGGCAAAAATAAAATGTTTCCTCGTATTTCGCCTAATAAAACATGGGAAGGAACCCTAAGTGGAGTAGCAGGAGCAATCTTAACAGGATATTTATGTTCATTGGTATTTAGCAATCTAACTTTTCCACTGTTTTTTTGGATTGGAACGGCTTGTATTTGTACGATTTTTGGAATTTTGGGGGATTTGGTAGAGTCTATGTTTAAACGAAGCTTAGGCATTAAAGATTCGGGTAATTTACTACCAGGACATGGAGGAATTTTAGATCGATTTGATGCTTTTATTTTTGTAATTCCCTTTGTTTACACTTACTTGATAATTTATTTTCAACTCTAA